DNA sequence from the Syngnathus acus chromosome 5, fSynAcu1.2, whole genome shotgun sequence genome:
CAACGCCGCCCTCGGGTGCCTCCACACCCCACCTGCTCTCCAGCTTCGCCAACCCCCACGGGATGGACCCCGGGAGAACCAACGGAGGTCTCATGAGCCTACTCGGGGTGTCCAAGCCGCCGAAAGACGGGCGTCGGAAAATCAAAGCGGAGAACGGCTCCTCGCTCTTGGTGGTGCCGTACCCTATCCTGGCGTCCAGCAACGACCAGTCCGCCATCAGCATCACTGCCAAAGAGAAAACGTACAGGTACGCTAATCGGGCCGTGGATTAGAGAGGCTCAAGATGTCTACTACCTTCTTCTTCCTGTCCATCTATCGAGCACAATCCAAAGCATCACGAGTCTCCTTTGTATCCCGACCGCAGGTGTAAAGTGTGCCCGCTCACCTTCTTCTCCAAGTCGGACATGCAGATTCACTCGAAGACGCACACGGAGGCCAAGGCGTACAAGTGCCCTCACTGCACCAAGACGTTCGCCAACGCCCCGTACCTGGCGCAGCACCTGCGCATCCACTTGGGCCTCAAGCCGTACCGGTGCGCCTACTGCGAGAAGTGCTTTCGACAGCTCTCGCACCTGCAGCAGCACACCAGGTGAGATGCTCCAAAAAGACTTCTGTGTATGAAATATGGCTTCAGTCGTGTTCCATTTGAGTTGTTTATCAATTAATTTTCATTCAGAATCCACACGGGGGATCGTCCGTATAAATGCTTCCAGCCCGGATGTGAGAAGGCCTTCACGCAGCTGTCTAATCTTCAGGTAAactcaaattaaattttactTGATTCATTATAACAACATAGTATGTTTTGTgattattgttttgtattttattatggcaaaactgaaatattgtggtttatttttatgacaataaaaccttttttttttaataaattttatttatagataaaagaaaatattttcttttttttcattatttcattattttatcattccaaaaacaatagTAATGTGCAATATAATATACATGTCTaggtttgtcatttattttgtattttattattgtcatttattttgtattttattaataaGAGCAATTATTGTAATGTAATTTACCTgaattatttatgttatttatttatttttttatgtatgttttttaaattttatttgacCTTTTAGGGCAAATGAAATACccgatttttgttgtttgcagtCTCACCAGAGGCACCACAACAAAGACAAGGCGTTCAAGTGTTCCAACTGCTTCCGGGCTTACTCGGATGCGGCGTCGCTGCAGATGCACCTTTCCGCCCACGCCATCAAGACGGCTCGGGCCTACTGCTGCAACACGTGCGACAGAGCGTACACGTCGGTGAGTGAATGGTCACTGCTAGCTTAATTTTCTTAGAATTATTTTAATCATGGGGGGCCAACTGCCGCAGACCACAAGCCCCAGAAATttcctttgacttttttcgaCATTTCTTTTCTCTAAAACGCTCACCAGCCATCTGCACGCCTTGCATTGCAGGAGACCTACCTCATGAAGCACATGTGCAAGCACGCAGCGGGGCAACACGGGGGGCCTCGGAGGAACGACGCCCCCCACCACCATCCCCGGACGGATGCCTCAGACCTGAGCGCGGCCGCCATTTTGTCCCGACATCACCTCGCTCTCTCCGTTTAGTATACGACGACAACCATATGGACTCGGGTACGaccaaaaacaagaaacaaagTGCCAGAGTGTACTAATATCCTATGAGGAGGTACAGTAATACTTTCCTCTgtattaattataaatatatatatatacgcatCTGGATTATGTCTAATGAGCACTTTGAGGCCTGAAAAGGACAGACTTATAACATTtattgtgatgtcacagattgttctttttttatacgCTCCCTAACTTTTTTAATGCTCGTTAAGGTATCTTCTAGTATGCGTTCCAAGTTGATGTAAATATTATGTGCTGAGTTTTTTTGTATCGTTggtatttattctttttggcCACATTCCCTCCTAAGATCACCTATGTtttgataagaaaaaaagaaaaaaaacgggtTCAACTCAGAGGCCGGCATATTAGGTCCACCCGCACAATTTAATACGAATAAGAGTTATCTTATATCACAAAATTTGCCTTTGCAAAGACAATAGTGTTAAGTTTAACAAtctgtttattattgtggtaGCCTCGTGTGTcctaacacaaaaacaacataggATTGactgtcaaactctttttaaagaataaaacaataatcCGAACTTCACAGAGTGgccagtgatttttttttttttccccaactcaCATCAGCTGTCAGAGGCagttttagtttatttttaattcaaataaagtcaaattttGACATTAAATTActcatttcttttaattaaataattgatttaaaaactgACATTAAGCCAGTATTAAGTACATTTCTTTGAatgttctttaaaaaaaaatttaaaaagttgaaACGATAGATTTGCCGTATTCTCCTTTTTACGCGTGCATGACAATTTCGACATTGCATGtgcgcgtgtttgt
Encoded proteins:
- the znf362a gene encoding zinc finger protein 362a isoform X1, which translates into the protein MAEPRFNSPYFWPPPPAMAVTQEQLMAEKIRASHPAPVTLPSQQPLLSPEGDQHVTSKAQQSDVVLHSSPARPTSSSLTGRILGDVNLNLDGKAAIKARGLWEDWRQLIEHPARANHLSGVSLASRTGNLNNSEVTSPATPPSGASTPHLLSSFANPHGMDPGRTNGGLMSLLGVSKPPKDGRRKIKAENGSSLLVVPYPILASSNDQSAISITAKEKTYRCKVCPLTFFSKSDMQIHSKTHTEAKAYKCPHCTKTFANAPYLAQHLRIHLGLKPYRCAYCEKCFRQLSHLQQHTRIHTGDRPYKCFQPGCEKAFTQLSNLQSHQRHHNKDKAFKCSNCFRAYSDAASLQMHLSAHAIKTARAYCCNTCDRAYTSETYLMKHMCKHAAGQHGGPRRNDAPHHHPRTDASDLSAAAILSRHHLALSV
- the znf362a gene encoding zinc finger protein 362a isoform X2, yielding MAEPRFNSPYFWPPPPAMAVTQLMAEKIRASHPAPVTLPSQQPLLSPEGDQHVTSKAQQSDVVLHSSPARPTSSSLTGRILGDVNLNLDGKAAIKARGLWEDWRQLIEHPARANHLSGVSLASRTGNLNNSEVTSPATPPSGASTPHLLSSFANPHGMDPGRTNGGLMSLLGVSKPPKDGRRKIKAENGSSLLVVPYPILASSNDQSAISITAKEKTYRCKVCPLTFFSKSDMQIHSKTHTEAKAYKCPHCTKTFANAPYLAQHLRIHLGLKPYRCAYCEKCFRQLSHLQQHTRIHTGDRPYKCFQPGCEKAFTQLSNLQSHQRHHNKDKAFKCSNCFRAYSDAASLQMHLSAHAIKTARAYCCNTCDRAYTSETYLMKHMCKHAAGQHGGPRRNDAPHHHPRTDASDLSAAAILSRHHLALSV